A stretch of Clostridia bacterium DNA encodes these proteins:
- a CDS encoding amino acid adenylation domain-containing protein: MTNPQKSVWYTEKLNPGTTIGTICATLKVESPLKYEIVEQAINTVIQRNEAFRIRIVEEAGEPKQYIGPEEEYFKLDYVDFTGQSVEKLYEWDSEQSKIVIPELNNKLYYFAFLKLDERNCAIFTRIHHLISDAWSVVQIGNEILENYVAIEKGDTLAKDNNPSYLEYLEKEVEYMQSKKYLSDQIFWKERYAELPDLTTLKSRVSNETTIKSVRKTFVLPEKLTKQIREFCKENRTSIFALFYSALCMYINRVKGKEKVTIGVPVLNRTNPREKRMIGMFISTVPLTVEVNDEMNFMEFSKVVGKTWLSVLKHQKYPYENILKEVREMHKGTEKLYDIAISYQNAKMIKNSHGLKHEARWHSNGYQMESLYIHVNDREDDGRIILNYDFIEDLFYKKEIEFINDHIIRLLWHALDNPQRELYKVHMLSEVETKKVVHDFNQTDADYPRDRVIHEVFEEQAQKNPEATALIYQDKTYSYKWLNERANQIAHLLLDKGVKEEEIIALLFNRSPEMIASILGVLKAGCAYLPIDPGYPEERINTIMADSGATILLRNVDDEENYQCLVNMYISEELLCSYCKENLNLPIQGNRLAYIIYTSGSTGNPKGVMIEHRNVMALILNKRLEFDFNEKDVWANFHSYCFDVSVWEMYGALLYGSSLLLLDKEIVRDPRDFLQKLIENKVTVLCQIPVAFYNLMQEELRQKEKSLKLRYVIFAGESLKPFMLDAFKQRYPETTLVNMYGVTEATVYQTYKEITEDDILNASDNIGRPLSGDYIYIVDRNLQPAPIGAMGEMMIGGEGVARGYLNRPDLTASRFIDNPFMKGDRLYRTGDFARWFPEGEIEYLGRMDHQIKIRGHRVELGEIEKKILSFSGIRKAAVIAKNDDQDKKILCAYYVADSLIEQQDVKEYLIAELPAYMVPAYYLQMDSFPLTSTGKVDVKSLPEPNKFIQSDYAAPEDENQRIIAEIWQEILDVEKVGIDDNFFDLGGDSLSAVRFSSYLYQYELRIDLQDIYRHPTIKGLSKHVCSIDKEAVGSQEPTSLSGGKLFKQTSQSITDRIILNDLPKLDSAALTYIPEDFLMLNRTSKKEVIEGVFQDEPVLYHRIAGEEGTIGVFALPLINSELYTNQDRLLEKSRSAILLAEQLGAKVVSLTGLIPSATSYGEDIQRLIDESNSSIKVTSGHTTTAASVILSIERLLADSGRIIGHEQVGVLGLGSIGSTAIKLLIRIGHHPKCILLCDIESKQSYLESLKIELRELYGYKGTINIAYAKPDGLPSELYDSSLIIGATNVADVLDVEKLKAGTLIIDDSGPHCFAKEKAIERLLHRQDILFTEGGVLEAPTMMSKMTYFPKQMTTAFKEKYQQNFTSGPDITGCILSSLLSAKHSNLKPVVGNVDIEDCMCHYETLTELGYKGAHLHCDDFLIDQVLIEKFRSRYSQ; encoded by the coding sequence TTGACGAACCCACAAAAGAGCGTCTGGTACACAGAAAAACTGAATCCAGGAACCACGATTGGCACAATTTGCGCCACTTTGAAGGTGGAAAGCCCACTAAAGTATGAAATTGTAGAACAAGCAATTAATACCGTGATTCAGAGAAACGAAGCTTTCAGAATACGCATTGTGGAAGAAGCAGGAGAGCCCAAACAGTATATTGGACCCGAAGAAGAATATTTCAAATTGGATTATGTTGATTTTACTGGTCAAAGTGTTGAAAAACTATACGAATGGGATAGCGAACAAAGCAAAATTGTCATACCTGAGCTTAATAATAAGCTCTATTACTTTGCTTTTTTGAAACTGGATGAGCGTAACTGTGCGATTTTCACCCGAATCCACCATCTTATTTCAGATGCTTGGTCTGTAGTACAGATTGGCAATGAGATTTTGGAAAACTATGTGGCAATTGAAAAGGGTGATACCTTAGCAAAAGACAACAACCCTTCTTATCTCGAGTATTTGGAAAAAGAAGTGGAATATATGCAATCCAAAAAGTATCTTTCAGACCAAATATTTTGGAAAGAACGTTATGCTGAACTGCCAGACTTAACTACACTAAAAAGCCGCGTTTCCAATGAGACGACCATTAAGTCTGTACGCAAGACGTTTGTGCTTCCAGAAAAATTAACCAAACAGATCCGTGAATTTTGTAAGGAGAACAGGACATCAATTTTTGCTTTGTTCTATTCTGCGTTGTGCATGTACATAAATAGGGTAAAAGGTAAAGAAAAAGTCACGATTGGTGTGCCCGTTTTGAATAGAACGAATCCCAGAGAAAAGAGAATGATTGGGATGTTCATCAGCACGGTACCGCTGACGGTAGAAGTAAACGATGAGATGAACTTTATGGAGTTCTCCAAAGTGGTTGGTAAAACTTGGTTGTCCGTACTGAAGCATCAGAAGTATCCTTACGAGAACATCCTAAAGGAAGTTCGCGAAATGCATAAGGGCACTGAAAAACTGTATGATATCGCAATATCCTACCAAAATGCCAAAATGATCAAGAACAGTCATGGTCTTAAACATGAGGCAAGATGGCACTCAAATGGATACCAGATGGAGTCACTCTATATTCATGTTAATGACCGTGAAGACGATGGCAGAATAATTTTGAACTATGATTTTATTGAAGACCTTTTTTATAAAAAGGAAATTGAATTCATAAACGACCATATTATTCGCCTGCTTTGGCATGCTTTGGACAACCCTCAAAGAGAACTGTATAAGGTGCATATGCTCTCAGAGGTTGAAACCAAGAAGGTAGTACATGATTTCAACCAAACCGATGCAGATTATCCTCGGGATAGGGTGATTCATGAAGTCTTTGAAGAACAGGCACAGAAAAACCCAGAGGCAACGGCTCTTATCTATCAGGATAAGACCTACAGTTATAAATGGTTGAACGAACGTGCTAACCAAATTGCTCATTTGTTACTTGATAAAGGTGTAAAAGAGGAAGAGATAATTGCGTTGCTGTTTAATCGGTCTCCAGAGATGATTGCCAGCATCTTGGGTGTACTTAAGGCTGGTTGTGCTTATCTACCGATTGACCCAGGCTACCCAGAGGAAAGAATTAATACCATCATGGCAGACAGTGGCGCGACGATTTTACTGAGAAATGTCGACGACGAAGAAAATTATCAGTGCCTAGTCAATATGTACATTTCTGAAGAACTGCTTTGTTCATATTGTAAGGAAAATTTGAACTTGCCAATCCAAGGGAATCGTTTGGCTTATATTATTTATACATCTGGCTCTACAGGCAACCCAAAGGGCGTAATGATAGAACACCGAAATGTAATGGCCTTGATTCTAAATAAGAGACTCGAATTTGATTTTAATGAAAAAGATGTATGGGCAAATTTCCATTCGTATTGTTTTGATGTGTCCGTTTGGGAGATGTATGGCGCCTTGCTGTACGGTAGCTCACTCTTATTGCTGGATAAGGAAATTGTTAGGGATCCAAGAGATTTTTTACAAAAATTGATTGAAAATAAGGTAACGGTATTGTGTCAGATACCAGTGGCCTTTTACAATTTGATGCAAGAAGAACTGCGTCAAAAGGAAAAATCATTAAAACTAAGGTATGTTATTTTTGCTGGAGAATCTCTTAAACCATTTATGCTTGATGCGTTTAAACAACGATATCCTGAAACTACCTTGGTTAATATGTACGGTGTAACTGAGGCGACCGTGTACCAAACGTACAAAGAAATTACGGAAGATGATATATTGAATGCTTCAGATAATATTGGAAGACCCTTAAGCGGAGACTATATTTATATTGTTGATCGAAACTTACAACCGGCACCTATTGGCGCCATGGGTGAGATGATGATTGGCGGTGAAGGAGTTGCGAGAGGTTATTTGAATAGGCCGGATTTAACAGCATCAAGATTTATCGATAATCCTTTTATGAAAGGTGACCGACTATATCGAACGGGCGACTTTGCGAGATGGTTTCCAGAAGGAGAAATTGAGTACCTAGGCCGGATGGACCACCAAATAAAAATCAGAGGGCACCGTGTCGAACTTGGTGAAATCGAGAAGAAAATCCTTTCCTTTAGTGGGATTCGAAAGGCTGCGGTTATCGCCAAAAATGATGACCAAGACAAGAAAATACTATGTGCTTATTATGTCGCAGATTCACTGATTGAGCAACAGGACGTCAAGGAGTATCTAATAGCTGAATTGCCTGCCTATATGGTGCCGGCATATTATTTGCAGATGGATAGTTTTCCCTTAACATCGACGGGCAAGGTAGATGTTAAATCACTACCAGAACCAAACAAGTTTATTCAGTCAGACTATGCGGCACCGGAAGATGAAAACCAAAGAATCATTGCTGAAATATGGCAGGAAATCTTAGATGTTGAAAAAGTTGGCATAGATGATAATTTCTTTGATCTGGGTGGAGATTCACTAAGCGCAGTCCGGTTCTCATCGTATCTGTATCAGTATGAGCTAAGAATAGACTTACAGGATATTTATAGACATCCTACAATAAAAGGCCTTAGCAAGCATGTTTGCAGCATTGACAAGGAAGCTGTGGGTTCACAAGAACCAACTTCCTTATCTGGTGGTAAACTCTTCAAACAGACTAGCCAATCCATTACGGATAGAATCATTTTAAACGACTTACCAAAGCTAGATTCAGCTGCTCTGACCTATATACCGGAAGATTTTTTGATGCTCAACCGTACTTCTAAAAAAGAGGTTATTGAAGGAGTCTTTCAAGATGAACCGGTATTGTATCATCGAATTGCTGGTGAAGAAGGAACGATTGGAGTTTTTGCACTACCGCTGATCAATAGTGAACTTTATACCAACCAAGATAGGCTTCTTGAAAAATCTAGGAGTGCCATTCTCTTGGCCGAACAATTAGGAGCTAAAGTAGTGTCTTTGACGGGATTGATTCCATCGGCAACCTCTTACGGTGAAGATATTCAGCGCTTAATTGATGAAAGTAATTCATCAATTAAGGTGACTAGTGGACACACCACCACCGCTGCTTCAGTAATTCTTTCCATTGAAAGACTGCTAGCAGATAGTGGAAGAATAATTGGTCACGAGCAGGTGGGTGTGCTTGGGCTAGGCTCGATTGGCTCAACAGCCATCAAGTTATTAATCCGAATTGGCCACCACCCTAAGTGTATACTTTTATGTGATATTGAATCGAAACAAAGTTATTTGGAAAGCTTAAAGATTGAATTAAGGGAACTATATGGTTACAAAGGTACCATTAACATTGCTTATGCAAAACCAGATGGTCTTCCAAGTGAATTGTACGATTCTTCCCTGATTATTGGAGCAACGAACGTTGCGGATGTCTTGGACGTTGAAAAACTTAAAGCAGGGACTTTGATTATTGATGATTCTGGTCCACACTGTTTTGCAAAGGAAAAAGCAATAGAAAGACTATTGCATAGACAGGATATTTTATTTACCGAAGGCGGGGTTTTGGAAGCGCCTACCATGATGAGTAAAATGACGTATTTCCCTAAGCAAATGACAACAGCCTTTAAGGAAAAATATCAACAGAATTTCACAAGTGGTCCCGATATAACAGGATGTATTTTATCAAGTTTACTGTCTGCAAAGCACAGCAACTTGAAACCTGTTGTTGGAAATGTGGACATTGAGGATTGCATGTGCCATTATGAGACTCTGACGGAGTTGGGGTACAAAGGTGCACATCTTCATTGTGATGATTTTTTGATTGATCAAGTTCTCATTGAGAAGTTTCGGAGTCGCTATAGCCAATAA
- a CDS encoding S-methyl-5'-thioinosine phosphorylase: MRRAIIGGTGVYGVEGQNRQETVVTEYGAVTVDIQCYKGQEIVFLARHGKAHSVPPHLINYRANMMALKQLDVTHVYATCAVGSCNKEFTPGDIVVMRDFMDFTKSRAHTFYEGADGVKHTDMSEPYCHNLVERFYKESIRHNLKIRGNAVYVCTEGPRFETAAEIDFYHRNKGDVVGMTNVPEVVLAKELGMCYSAIGIVTNWCTGFANDEEIGYEEIMGALVENKKSITGCALDILSDPTLNQDLCRCNRAVMCL; this comes from the coding sequence ATGAGGAGAGCAATTATTGGCGGAACGGGTGTGTACGGCGTTGAAGGACAGAACAGGCAAGAAACGGTTGTTACTGAGTATGGTGCTGTGACGGTAGATATTCAGTGCTATAAAGGACAAGAAATTGTCTTTCTAGCTAGGCATGGTAAGGCTCATTCTGTTCCTCCTCATCTAATTAATTATAGGGCCAATATGATGGCATTGAAGCAACTTGATGTTACCCATGTTTACGCTACTTGCGCTGTCGGGTCTTGCAACAAGGAATTCACGCCAGGGGATATCGTTGTGATGCGTGATTTTATGGATTTTACAAAGTCAAGAGCGCATACGTTTTATGAGGGTGCTGATGGTGTCAAGCATACTGATATGTCGGAACCGTATTGCCATAATTTGGTGGAACGTTTTTATAAAGAGAGTATCAGACACAATTTGAAAATACGAGGCAATGCTGTATACGTATGCACAGAAGGGCCACGTTTTGAAACTGCTGCTGAAATCGATTTCTACCACAGGAACAAGGGAGACGTTGTAGGGATGACCAATGTGCCAGAAGTAGTATTAGCCAAGGAGTTGGGGATGTGCTATAGCGCTATTGGTATCGTTACGAATTGGTGTACTGGCTTTGCGAATGATGAGGAGATTGGTTATGAGGAAATTATGGGGGCACTCGTTGAAAACAAGAAAAGCATAACTGGATGTGCCTTAGACATTCTGTCAGATCCTACACTAAATCAAGACTTATGTCGTTGCAATCGGGCGGTAATGTGTCTCTAG
- a CDS encoding amidohydrolase: MNILIKGGQILTMENEEIQFGDIGIIDDTISFIGSDSSFVADKVIDANDCIVMPGLINAHTHSAMTLLRNYADDLPFWDWLEGSILPIEEKLTGEDIYLGSRLAIAEMIRSGITTFGDMYMFMDEVAKAVSESGIRANLSRGVTGQGECGIEKITESVDFYNQWNGTNNDRIRVDFAPHAPYSCDDAYIGHIMDAIRKLDTRVHIHLSESQDEIQKSLEQHGVTPIAHMRDLGLFEFPTYAAHCVHITDDDINILKENGVSVVNNPGSNLKIANGFAPVKKMLNAGVNVSVATDGAASNNNLNMFEEMNLAALVNKAVENDATTVPAYMALSMGTIHGARALGRQGEIGSLLVGKKADIILVDMSKPHFYPRYNLIASLIYSAQAGDVKTVLCNGQVLMQDYKLLTMDEQEVLFAAQEAATRFKNR, translated from the coding sequence ATGAATATTCTAATTAAGGGTGGTCAGATTCTGACCATGGAAAATGAAGAGATTCAATTTGGTGATATTGGTATCATTGATGATACGATTAGTTTTATTGGCAGCGATAGTTCCTTTGTTGCGGATAAGGTTATTGATGCGAATGATTGTATTGTGATGCCGGGCTTGATCAATGCACATACCCATAGCGCGATGACGCTTCTTAGAAATTATGCGGATGATCTACCTTTTTGGGATTGGTTAGAAGGAAGTATATTGCCCATTGAGGAAAAGCTTACAGGGGAGGATATCTATTTAGGATCTCGACTTGCTATTGCAGAGATGATTCGCTCTGGGATAACTACCTTTGGGGATATGTACATGTTTATGGATGAGGTGGCGAAAGCTGTTAGTGAGTCTGGCATTCGGGCCAATCTGTCTAGAGGTGTTACTGGACAGGGAGAATGCGGGATAGAAAAAATTACGGAATCAGTTGATTTTTACAATCAATGGAATGGTACAAATAATGACCGAATTCGTGTAGACTTCGCGCCACATGCACCGTATTCCTGCGACGATGCATATATTGGCCATATTATGGATGCAATAAGGAAACTAGATACTAGAGTACATATTCATTTGTCTGAAAGCCAAGATGAAATTCAGAAATCGCTAGAGCAACATGGTGTAACGCCAATTGCCCATATGCGTGATCTGGGCTTGTTTGAGTTTCCAACCTATGCGGCTCATTGTGTGCACATAACAGATGATGATATTAACATACTGAAAGAAAATGGGGTATCAGTAGTAAACAATCCAGGTAGCAATCTTAAAATAGCGAATGGATTTGCCCCGGTTAAGAAAATGCTGAATGCCGGTGTAAACGTATCCGTGGCTACAGATGGAGCGGCGAGTAACAATAACTTGAATATGTTTGAAGAAATGAATTTGGCAGCCTTGGTCAACAAAGCAGTAGAAAACGATGCAACGACTGTTCCGGCCTATATGGCACTTAGCATGGGAACCATACATGGTGCACGAGCATTGGGAAGACAAGGAGAAATTGGAAGCCTCTTGGTAGGAAAAAAAGCTGATATCATCTTGGTTGATATGTCCAAACCGCATTTTTATCCTCGATATAATCTGATTGCCTCTTTGATTTATTCTGCACAAGCAGGGGATGTAAAGACGGTTCTTTGTAATGGACAGGTCTTAATGCAAGACTACAAGTTGCTGACTATGGATGAACAAGAGGTGTTGTTTGCAGCACAGGAGGCAGCAACACGATTCAAGAATAGATAG
- a CDS encoding PLP-dependent transferase yields MDMKEFEFDTKLIHGGSHELNAENALSTPIYQTSTFAFHDTDHIERVMSFESNDCVYTRGNNPTLKVFEKRMADLEDGVDAVAFSSGMAAISSVLFSLMKAGDTLVTHRTIYGSTYNLVTKILPRYDMVCKMLDMTNLAALEKELKEQTATVVYFETPCNPNLEIIDIKEVCLLAKKYGAKVVVDNTFASPYLQRPLLLGADVVIHSATKYICGHGDVIGGVAISKDLDYIMSLKFNFMSEIGGVMSPFNAWLLIRGLKTLHIRMDRHMENAKRLVDFLQSHSSVSSVLYPGLEDFPGHKIAKQQMNGFGAMIGFEVKGGLENTKKVMNSLKMTQIAVSLGDCETLIEQPAVMTHRGYDSAELEKFGLSEQLLRVSVGLESIEDIIEDFDQALSNI; encoded by the coding sequence ATGGATATGAAAGAATTCGAGTTTGATACAAAGCTCATTCATGGTGGCAGCCACGAGTTGAATGCAGAAAATGCGCTAAGCACACCAATTTATCAGACATCCACGTTCGCATTCCATGATACCGATCATATCGAGCGGGTTATGTCTTTTGAAAGCAACGATTGCGTATATACCCGGGGTAATAATCCTACTTTGAAAGTATTTGAAAAAAGAATGGCAGATTTGGAAGATGGGGTGGATGCCGTTGCTTTTTCTTCGGGTATGGCTGCCATTAGTTCGGTCCTGTTCTCGTTAATGAAAGCAGGCGATACACTAGTGACCCATCGAACTATTTATGGGTCTACCTATAATCTAGTGACGAAGATTTTGCCGCGTTATGATATGGTTTGCAAAATGTTGGACATGACTAATCTTGCAGCATTGGAAAAGGAACTCAAGGAGCAGACGGCTACGGTTGTTTATTTTGAAACACCATGCAATCCAAATTTAGAAATAATTGATATCAAAGAGGTATGCCTGCTGGCGAAGAAGTATGGTGCCAAGGTAGTCGTAGATAATACGTTTGCTTCTCCTTATCTACAAAGGCCGTTACTGTTGGGAGCCGACGTGGTAATTCATAGCGCAACCAAATACATTTGTGGCCATGGTGATGTAATCGGCGGTGTGGCTATCTCTAAAGATCTTGACTATATCATGAGCTTGAAGTTTAACTTTATGTCTGAAATTGGTGGAGTGATGAGTCCATTTAATGCCTGGCTATTGATTCGAGGTTTAAAAACGCTACATATCAGAATGGATCGGCATATGGAAAATGCTAAACGGCTAGTTGATTTTTTGCAGTCTCACTCTAGTGTTTCGAGTGTTTTATATCCGGGACTTGAAGATTTTCCTGGGCATAAAATTGCCAAGCAACAGATGAATGGATTTGGTGCTATGATCGGCTTTGAAGTAAAAGGTGGCTTGGAAAATACCAAGAAAGTCATGAATTCCTTAAAAATGACCCAAATCGCAGTTAGCCTAGGGGATTGTGAGACTTTGATTGAACAACCGGCAGTCATGACCCATAGGGGTTATGACTCTGCAGAATTGGAAAAATTTGGGCTTAGTGAACAGCTGTTACGCGTTTCTGTTGGATTGGAGTCTATCGAAGATATAATCGAAGATTTTGACCAGGCACTCAGTAATATATAG
- a CDS encoding class II aldolase/adducin family protein, with product MSIKYEEIRKAVIETGKEMKACSLVVGTWGNISVRIENQALMAITPSGVDYDIITPEQIVIMDFDGNIVDGKLKPSIEHPLHGAVYKNREEVNAVMHTHSTFSTAFALARKPIPAAAEDLVQIVGGEVRVSEYRLPGTTALAEVAVKALEGRNAVILANHGCLAAGPNLKETLKIVGVVEKTAQATIHAIQLGGVVPLSQEDVDSMRSFYLNQYGQR from the coding sequence ATGTCAATAAAATATGAAGAAATTAGAAAAGCTGTTATTGAGACCGGAAAAGAGATGAAGGCATGCAGTTTGGTTGTGGGAACCTGGGGTAACATCAGTGTCCGCATAGAAAACCAAGCACTGATGGCCATAACACCGTCAGGTGTAGACTATGATATTATTACACCCGAGCAGATAGTCATTATGGATTTTGACGGTAACATTGTGGATGGAAAATTGAAACCTTCAATTGAACATCCCTTGCATGGTGCTGTCTATAAGAACCGTGAAGAAGTGAATGCAGTAATGCATACACATAGTACCTTTTCCACGGCATTTGCCTTGGCTAGAAAACCAATCCCAGCGGCTGCAGAAGATCTGGTACAAATCGTAGGTGGCGAGGTTCGGGTTAGTGAGTATAGACTTCCGGGCACGACTGCTTTAGCGGAGGTAGCGGTAAAGGCTCTTGAAGGTCGCAATGCGGTTATTCTTGCCAACCATGGCTGTTTGGCGGCAGGGCCTAATTTGAAGGAAACGTTGAAAATTGTTGGCGTGGTTGAAAAAACTGCTCAAGCTACCATACATGCCATCCAATTAGGTGGAGTGGTTCCGTTAAGTCAGGAAGATGTGGACAGTATGAGATCTTTTTATTTGAATCAGTACGGCCAGCGCTAG
- the mtnA gene encoding S-methyl-5-thioribose-1-phosphate isomerase, which translates to MPNTIETVLFIDKELRLIDQRKIPNTFEYYYCRDYRQVEFAIKDMVVRGAPAIGDAAGYGVVLAAKEFLSLNSDEFKKKTLEACDCLQASRPTAVNLTWALARMRKIIAAGGTNQSIATRIRQEADTILKEDIETSIMISKNGAKLVPQGATILTHCNTGALAVSGYGTALGVIRQAHYEGKDIFVYADETRPRLQGGRLTAWELLQEKIPAKLIVDGAAATLIRDGKIDLIVVGADRIAANGDTANKIGTFMLSALAKVYDVPFYIAAPISTLDRGTASGKGILIEERAKEEITQMEGLQIAPVGIDVYNPAFDVTPWENITGIITEKGVLRPPYQEQIKRVVEEKG; encoded by the coding sequence GTGCCAAATACCATTGAAACAGTCCTTTTCATTGACAAGGAATTGCGATTGATAGACCAACGTAAGATTCCCAACACGTTTGAATATTATTATTGCCGCGATTACAGACAAGTAGAATTTGCGATTAAAGATATGGTTGTCCGCGGGGCTCCAGCGATAGGAGATGCAGCTGGGTATGGTGTGGTTTTGGCCGCGAAGGAATTTTTGTCCTTGAATTCGGATGAGTTTAAGAAAAAAACCTTGGAAGCCTGCGACTGTTTGCAAGCATCCAGACCTACTGCGGTCAATCTCACATGGGCACTTGCTAGAATGCGCAAAATTATTGCGGCTGGTGGGACGAATCAAAGCATTGCCACTCGGATAAGGCAAGAAGCAGATACTATTCTTAAAGAAGACATCGAAACCAGCATAATGATATCTAAAAATGGAGCAAAATTGGTGCCACAGGGTGCTACCATATTAACCCACTGCAATACCGGAGCCTTAGCAGTATCAGGTTATGGCACAGCCTTAGGCGTGATACGGCAGGCACATTATGAAGGTAAGGATATTTTTGTTTACGCTGATGAGACTCGACCGAGATTGCAAGGTGGCAGATTGACAGCTTGGGAATTGCTGCAAGAAAAAATACCAGCAAAATTAATTGTAGATGGCGCAGCAGCAACCTTGATTCGAGATGGGAAAATAGATTTGATTGTGGTTGGGGCGGATCGTATTGCTGCAAACGGCGATACAGCGAACAAGATTGGCACCTTTATGTTGTCGGCCTTGGCGAAAGTGTACGATGTTCCTTTTTATATTGCCGCGCCAATTAGTACGTTGGATAGAGGGACTGCAAGTGGAAAGGGAATATTAATCGAAGAACGCGCAAAAGAAGAAATTACTCAGATGGAAGGGCTGCAAATAGCCCCCGTCGGAATAGATGTGTACAACCCAGCATTTGATGTGACACCATGGGAAAACATTACGGGAATCATTACTGAAAAAGGTGTATTGCGTCCACCCTACCAAGAGCAGATAAAGCGGGTCGTAGAAGAAAAAGGATAG
- a CDS encoding VanZ family protein: protein MSYIFMELSEVLAGRVVHVLLGLILIYMLSIGIRVVQKRHYGLPKESALFLLFFYCCLLIMLVSPTAFQGGWPSLDNWQVFFSPQYINLTPFQTIHRYTVGSDAFFINILGNILLFIPVGLYAATLLEKPRWWKVTAAIAFFSIAIELTQLLSFRVTDIDDVLLNTLGGWMGYITYLILRNRWKRIRID from the coding sequence ATGAGCTATATATTCATGGAGTTGAGTGAGGTTTTAGCAGGACGTGTCGTGCATGTTCTGCTTGGCCTGATTCTGATATATATGCTGAGCATAGGAATTCGTGTTGTGCAAAAACGTCACTATGGCCTGCCAAAAGAATCGGCCCTTTTTTTACTATTTTTCTATTGCTGTTTGCTCATTATGTTGGTATCACCTACTGCATTCCAGGGGGGATGGCCATCTTTGGATAACTGGCAAGTGTTTTTTAGTCCGCAATATATCAATCTAACACCATTTCAGACCATACACCGCTATACAGTTGGCTCTGATGCTTTCTTTATTAATATTTTGGGCAACATTCTCCTGTTTATTCCGGTTGGTCTTTATGCGGCTACCTTGCTTGAAAAACCACGTTGGTGGAAGGTTACGGCGGCCATTGCTTTTTTTTCTATTGCCATAGAATTGACTCAGCTACTATCTTTCAGAGTAACCGATATTGATGATGTGTTATTGAATACGCTTGGAGGATGGATGGGGTATATTACGTATCTGATACTCCGAAATCGTTGGAAAAGAATAAGAATAGACTAG